The following are encoded in a window of Heteronotia binoei isolate CCM8104 ecotype False Entrance Well chromosome 9, APGP_CSIRO_Hbin_v1, whole genome shotgun sequence genomic DNA:
- the LOC132577678 gene encoding progonadoliberin-2: MACQKPLLLLLCVMITLTVHLSQAQHWSHGWYPGGKREIDLPQSPEVSEDIKLCNGEDCTYLKIPREKIVTTLLADLLAKHLQKKK; this comes from the exons ATGGCATGTCAGAAgcccctccttcttctcctctgcgTGATGATCACCTTAACCGTCCACCTGTCCCAAGCTCAGCACTGGTCCCACGGCTGGTACcctggagggaagagagagatcGATCTGCCCCAGAGCCCAGAG GTCTCTGAAGATATCAAACTCTGCAATGGGGAAGACTGCACTTATCTGAAGATCCCAAgagagaagattgtgaccactcttctg GCCGACTTGTTGGCAAAACACCTGCAGAAGAAGAAGTGA